In a single window of the Agrobacterium fabrum str. C58 genome:
- the def gene encoding peptide deformylase: MTIKPLIILPDPVLRQQSKLIEQVDAEVLRLADDMLETMYDAPGIGLAAIQIGVPRRMLVIDVAREGEEKTPVVFINPEILKVSDDISTYEEGCLSIPDYYAEVERPASLTVQYVGRDGKQQTVEADGLLATCLQHEIDHLNGVLFIDHISRLKRDMVIKKFTKAARAKI; the protein is encoded by the coding sequence ATGACCATCAAACCGCTTATCATTTTGCCCGATCCCGTGCTGCGCCAGCAATCGAAGCTCATCGAACAGGTGGACGCCGAAGTGCTGCGCCTTGCCGACGACATGCTCGAAACCATGTATGATGCGCCCGGTATCGGCCTCGCCGCTATTCAGATCGGCGTGCCGCGCCGCATGCTGGTGATCGACGTGGCACGCGAAGGTGAAGAAAAGACCCCGGTCGTTTTCATCAATCCGGAAATCCTCAAAGTGTCGGACGATATCTCGACCTATGAGGAAGGCTGCCTCTCCATTCCCGACTATTATGCCGAAGTGGAGCGTCCCGCGTCGCTCACGGTGCAATATGTCGGGCGTGACGGCAAGCAGCAGACGGTCGAAGCGGATGGTCTGCTCGCGACCTGCCTGCAGCATGAGATCGACCACCTCAACGGCGTTCTCTTCATCGACCATATTTCGCGGCTGAAGCGCGACATGGTCATCAAGAAATTCACGAAAGCGGCCCGCGCAAAGATCTGA